From the Kitasatospora viridis genome, one window contains:
- a CDS encoding sugar ABC transporter substrate-binding protein: protein MNAMMRRVVIGTAAVSMALTMAACGKAGGSSSSSNAGSSGSKTIGLLLPENSSSVRYESFDKPLFEAKVKALCSDCSVTYNNANGDASTQKQQFDTLVSQGVKVIVLDAVNAKGTASWVQEANAKGIKVVAYDRLADGPVSAYVSFDNEKVGELQGQALVDALGANAKSANVVMINGDDNDPNAGQFKAGAHKVLDSAVGKIVYEQSGEWKPTVASQKIGAAITALGKNGFQAVYSANDGMAAAIITALKAQGINVPVGGQDAASDAIQRILTGDQAYSIYKAYKPEAEGAAEIAVDLTKGLDVTSVATASTSSNGANIPSLLLTPVVVTKANIKDTVIADGLYKYSDICTAQYADACKAAGITQ from the coding sequence ATGAACGCAATGATGCGTCGCGTTGTCATCGGCACCGCCGCTGTCTCGATGGCTCTCACCATGGCTGCCTGTGGCAAGGCCGGTGGCAGCAGCAGCTCCTCCAACGCGGGGTCGAGCGGCAGCAAGACCATCGGTCTGCTCCTCCCGGAGAACTCCTCGTCGGTGCGTTACGAGTCCTTCGACAAGCCGCTGTTCGAGGCGAAGGTCAAGGCGCTCTGCTCCGACTGCAGCGTCACCTACAACAACGCCAACGGCGACGCCTCCACCCAGAAGCAGCAGTTCGACACCCTGGTCTCGCAGGGCGTCAAGGTGATCGTGCTGGACGCCGTCAACGCCAAGGGCACCGCCAGCTGGGTCCAGGAGGCGAACGCCAAGGGCATCAAGGTCGTCGCCTACGACCGCCTGGCCGACGGCCCGGTCTCCGCCTACGTCTCCTTCGACAACGAGAAGGTCGGCGAGCTGCAGGGCCAGGCGCTGGTGGACGCGCTGGGCGCGAACGCCAAGTCGGCCAACGTGGTCATGATCAACGGTGACGACAACGACCCGAACGCGGGTCAGTTCAAGGCCGGCGCCCACAAGGTGCTGGACAGCGCCGTCGGCAAGATCGTCTACGAGCAGTCCGGCGAGTGGAAGCCCACTGTGGCCAGCCAGAAGATCGGCGCCGCGATCACCGCGCTCGGCAAGAACGGCTTCCAGGCCGTCTACTCCGCCAACGACGGCATGGCCGCCGCCATCATCACCGCCCTCAAGGCCCAGGGCATCAACGTCCCGGTCGGCGGCCAGGACGCGGCCTCCGACGCGATCCAGCGGATCCTCACCGGCGACCAGGCCTACAGCATCTACAAGGCCTACAAGCCGGAGGCCGAGGGCGCGGCCGAGATCGCCGTCGACCTGACCAAGGGCCTGGACGTCACCAGCGTGGCCACCGCCTCGACCAGCAGCAACGGTGCCAACATCCCGTCGCTGCTGCTCACCCCGGTCGTGGTGACCAAGGCCAACATCAAGGACACGGTCATCGCCGACGGCCTCTACAAGTACTCGGACATCTGCACCGCGCAGTACGCCGACGCCTGCAAGGCCGCCGGGATCACCCAGTAA
- a CDS encoding ROK family transcriptional regulator, whose protein sequence is MDTPGSQSSLHRANLERVLRAVRMAGSLTQAEIARSTGLSAATVSNIVRELKEGGTVVVADTSSGGRRARSVSLSGDAGIVVGIDFGHSHLRVAVGNLAHRVLAEESEPMNVDVSAEQGFARAEALVERLLAQAGFRPDKVIGVGLGVPGPIDVETGALGSTAILPGWTGIAPGRELSTRLGMPVHVDNDANLGALGELVWGAGRGLTDLAYIKVASGVGSGLVINGQIYRGPGGTAGEIGHITLDESGPVCRCGNRGCLETFVGAEYLLNLLNASHQRELTLSEVVRLAQQGDLGCRRVLADAGRQIGTGVATLCNLLNPRRVILGGDLADAGELVLSPIRDSVARYAIPSAARQLSVVPGTLGGRAEVLGALALVMSEMGETGAIGHVTPTAGTRS, encoded by the coding sequence ATGGACACGCCGGGTTCGCAGTCTTCGCTGCACCGCGCAAACCTGGAGCGCGTGCTGCGCGCGGTGCGGATGGCCGGGTCGCTGACCCAGGCCGAGATCGCCCGCAGCACCGGCCTGTCGGCCGCCACGGTCTCCAACATCGTGCGCGAGCTCAAGGAGGGCGGCACCGTGGTGGTGGCCGACACCTCCTCGGGCGGCCGGCGGGCCCGCAGCGTCTCGCTCAGCGGGGACGCCGGCATCGTGGTCGGCATCGACTTCGGCCACTCCCACCTGCGGGTGGCGGTCGGCAACCTGGCGCACCGGGTGCTCGCCGAGGAGAGCGAGCCGATGAACGTGGACGTCTCCGCCGAGCAGGGCTTCGCGCGGGCCGAGGCGCTGGTCGAACGGCTGCTGGCGCAGGCCGGGTTCCGGCCGGACAAGGTGATCGGGGTGGGCCTCGGGGTGCCCGGGCCGATCGACGTGGAGACCGGGGCGCTCGGCTCCACCGCGATCCTGCCGGGCTGGACCGGGATCGCCCCGGGCCGGGAGCTGTCGACCCGGCTCGGCATGCCGGTGCACGTGGACAACGACGCCAACCTGGGCGCGCTCGGCGAGCTGGTCTGGGGCGCCGGGCGCGGGCTGACCGACCTGGCGTACATCAAGGTGGCCAGCGGCGTGGGCTCCGGACTGGTCATCAACGGGCAGATCTACCGCGGGCCGGGCGGCACCGCGGGCGAGATCGGGCACATCACGCTGGACGAGTCCGGGCCGGTCTGCCGCTGCGGCAACCGGGGCTGCCTGGAGACCTTCGTCGGGGCCGAGTACCTGCTCAACCTCTTGAACGCGAGCCACCAGCGAGAGTTGACGCTCTCCGAGGTGGTCCGGTTGGCCCAGCAGGGCGACCTGGGCTGCCGACGGGTGCTGGCGGACGCCGGTCGGCAGATCGGGACCGGCGTGGCGACCCTGTGCAACCTGCTGAACCCCCGTCGGGTGATCCTCGGCGGTGACCTCGCCGACGCCGGTGAGCTGGTGCTTTCCCCGATCCGCGACTCCGTGGCGCGGTACGCGATCCCGTCGGCGGCCCGTCAGCTCTCGGTCGTGCCGGGCACCCTGGGCGGCCGCGCCGAGGTGCTGGGGGCGCTGGCGCTGGTGATGAGCGAGATGGGCGAAACCGGCGCAATCGGACACGTCACGCCCACTGCCGGTACCCGCTCCTGA
- a CDS encoding ATP-binding cassette domain-containing protein, producing MVQSDIPVLALRDISKRFGAVQVLTGVDLEVHAGQVVALVGDNGAGKSTLVKTIAGVYPIDEGTIEWEGRKVHLSRPQDAQALGVATVYQDLALCDNLDVVANLFLGRELIRGGRLDEVAMEKKAKELLDTLSIRIPSVRIPVAALSGGQRQVVAIARALIGDPKIVILDEPTAALGVEQTAQVLDLVERLRDRGLGVILISHNMADVRAVADQVAVLRLGRNNGVFAVADASQETIISAITGATDNAVTRRQARVAGAGAEAGK from the coding sequence ATGGTTCAGTCAGACATACCCGTGCTCGCGCTGCGGGACATCTCCAAGCGGTTCGGCGCCGTCCAGGTGCTCACCGGTGTCGACCTGGAGGTGCACGCCGGACAGGTGGTCGCCCTGGTCGGCGACAACGGCGCCGGCAAGTCCACCCTGGTCAAGACGATCGCCGGCGTCTACCCGATCGACGAGGGCACCATCGAGTGGGAGGGCCGCAAGGTCCACCTGAGCCGCCCTCAGGACGCCCAGGCGCTCGGCGTCGCCACCGTCTACCAGGACCTCGCGCTCTGCGACAACCTCGACGTGGTCGCCAACCTCTTCCTCGGCCGCGAGCTGATCCGCGGCGGGCGCCTCGACGAGGTGGCCATGGAGAAGAAGGCCAAGGAGCTGCTCGACACCCTGTCGATCCGGATCCCCAGCGTGCGGATCCCGGTCGCCGCGCTCTCCGGCGGCCAGCGCCAGGTGGTCGCGATCGCCCGCGCGCTGATCGGCGACCCGAAGATCGTCATCCTCGACGAGCCCACCGCCGCGCTCGGCGTCGAGCAGACCGCCCAGGTGCTCGACCTGGTCGAGCGGCTGCGCGACCGCGGCCTCGGCGTGATCCTGATCAGCCACAACATGGCCGACGTGCGCGCGGTCGCGGACCAGGTCGCGGTGCTCCGGCTGGGCCGCAACAACGGCGTCTTCGCGGTCGCCGACGCCAGCCAGGAGACCATCATCTCCGCCATCACCGGCGCCACCGACAACGCCGTGACCCGCCGTCAGGCACGGGTCGCCGGGGCGGGCGCGGAGGCCGGCAAGTGA
- a CDS encoding response regulator transcription factor has product MTRRILVVDDEPDLVEVLCGALRYEGWQALGAATGTEAVEAARSWGPDAVVLDMMLPDLDGLAVLERIHAHQPEVRVLFLTARDAVEDRIAGIAAGGDDYVTKPFSLAEVVVRLRGLLRRVDPPAAGWGDPHAAVLPPDALVLGDLVLVESAREVTRGGQPVELSPTEYALLHYLLRHPRQVLSKAQILDAVWSYDFGGQAHVVELYISYLRKKIDAGRSPMIHTVRGAGYLLKAAQ; this is encoded by the coding sequence ATGACCCGCCGCATCCTCGTCGTGGACGACGAGCCCGATCTGGTCGAGGTGCTCTGCGGGGCCCTCCGGTACGAGGGCTGGCAGGCGCTCGGCGCCGCCACCGGCACCGAGGCGGTCGAGGCCGCCCGCAGCTGGGGGCCCGACGCCGTGGTGCTCGACATGATGCTGCCCGACCTGGACGGCCTGGCCGTGCTGGAACGGATCCACGCGCACCAGCCCGAGGTGCGGGTGCTCTTCCTCACCGCGCGGGACGCGGTGGAGGACCGGATCGCCGGCATCGCGGCCGGCGGCGACGACTACGTGACCAAGCCGTTCAGCCTGGCCGAGGTGGTGGTCCGGCTGCGCGGGCTGCTGCGCCGGGTCGATCCCCCGGCCGCCGGTTGGGGGGACCCGCACGCCGCCGTCCTGCCGCCCGACGCCCTGGTGCTCGGGGACCTGGTGCTGGTCGAGTCCGCCCGCGAGGTGACCCGGGGAGGGCAGCCGGTCGAGCTCAGCCCGACCGAGTACGCGCTGCTGCACTACCTGCTGCGCCACCCGCGCCAGGTGCTCAGCAAGGCGCAGATCCTGGACGCCGTCTGGTCCTACGACTTCGGCGGGCAGGCGCACGTGGTCGAGCTCTACATCAGCTACCTGCGCAAGAAGATCGACGCCGGCCGGAGCCCGATGATCCACACCGTCCGGGGTGCCGGCTACCTGCTCAAGGCGGCGCAGTGA
- a CDS encoding PQQ-binding-like beta-propeller repeat protein: protein MAGDQPDQRTQLDGASVPPPAQPPAGGADINYQPTATAFPAQAGGGADTPAPGAPVGPYDPQAAAGYGYPQPGPAQPAPPQSGYGAPQAGYGQPAPGPNYAYPQPPQQQPQPNYYPGPPTQPPVKQRNPVMVFGAIAGSVLAIGIVIGLIVLFQPNHNPGSTAGSTSGTAGGPGTTTNAPVANALNATWTAPKPTDGGADHRLLGVWTTGKLVIRGDAEALTAYNQSDGQVAWTLPSPSGTKAFCSMSRDANSNNIGAVSFNLGDDDCSAVGAVDATTGKLIFKVGQPQGQSKSFDTQVTVTDTSIAAASGSLLAGFSITDGHQLWSYQPRGQFCNDSADAAGGLVVVSDFCADSSPTQVMQVLNADTGKSTASITLSTENDRISQIVSVKPLVVQVSSDSDSDYLLQIDNSGNAGNKIPLKVTGQDKLQLSSASAAEAKDVVIGNTLYVQVEQNSKPAVEALDLGTGKALWTSDGGAAQGLRLVDKSSVSSPAVIAIDGYDKGARLGNLSTTDGSFTPIASFNKKDLGFMSFSDTEVLMSNDTKSVLAVQGLPIENTVQMFNRK from the coding sequence ATGGCAGGGGATCAGCCGGACCAGCGGACCCAACTCGACGGGGCGTCGGTTCCGCCGCCGGCCCAGCCGCCGGCCGGCGGCGCGGACATCAACTACCAGCCGACCGCGACGGCCTTCCCCGCGCAGGCGGGAGGGGGCGCGGACACCCCGGCACCCGGCGCACCGGTCGGCCCGTACGACCCGCAGGCCGCGGCCGGCTACGGCTACCCGCAGCCCGGCCCGGCCCAGCCCGCGCCGCCGCAGTCCGGCTACGGCGCCCCGCAGGCCGGCTACGGCCAGCCCGCCCCCGGCCCCAACTACGCCTACCCCCAGCCGCCGCAGCAGCAGCCCCAGCCGAACTACTACCCCGGCCCGCCGACGCAGCCCCCGGTCAAGCAGCGCAACCCCGTGATGGTCTTCGGCGCGATCGCCGGCAGCGTCCTGGCGATCGGCATCGTGATCGGCCTGATCGTGCTCTTCCAGCCGAACCACAACCCCGGCAGCACGGCCGGCAGCACCTCGGGCACCGCCGGCGGCCCCGGCACCACCACCAACGCCCCCGTCGCCAACGCGCTGAACGCCACCTGGACGGCGCCCAAGCCGACCGACGGCGGCGCCGACCACCGCCTGCTGGGCGTGTGGACCACCGGCAAGCTGGTGATCCGCGGCGACGCCGAGGCGCTCACCGCCTACAACCAGAGCGACGGCCAGGTGGCCTGGACGCTGCCCTCGCCGAGCGGCACCAAGGCGTTCTGCAGCATGTCCCGGGACGCCAACAGCAACAACATCGGCGCCGTCAGCTTCAACCTGGGCGACGACGACTGCTCCGCCGTCGGCGCGGTCGACGCCACCACCGGCAAGCTGATCTTCAAGGTCGGCCAGCCGCAGGGGCAGAGCAAGAGCTTCGACACCCAGGTCACCGTCACCGACACCTCGATCGCCGCGGCCAGCGGTTCGCTGCTGGCCGGCTTCAGCATCACCGACGGCCACCAGCTGTGGAGCTACCAGCCGCGCGGCCAGTTCTGCAACGACAGCGCCGACGCGGCCGGCGGCCTGGTGGTGGTCAGCGACTTCTGCGCCGACTCCAGCCCCACCCAGGTGATGCAGGTGCTGAACGCCGACACCGGCAAGTCCACCGCCTCGATCACCCTGAGCACCGAGAACGACCGGATCAGCCAGATCGTCTCGGTCAAGCCGCTGGTGGTGCAGGTCAGTTCGGACAGCGACTCGGACTACCTGCTGCAGATCGACAACAGCGGCAACGCCGGCAACAAGATCCCGCTCAAGGTGACCGGCCAGGACAAGCTCCAGCTGTCCAGCGCCTCCGCCGCCGAGGCGAAGGACGTGGTGATCGGCAACACCCTGTACGTGCAGGTCGAGCAGAACAGCAAGCCGGCCGTCGAGGCCCTCGACCTGGGCACCGGCAAGGCGCTGTGGACCTCGGACGGCGGCGCCGCCCAGGGCCTGCGACTGGTCGACAAGTCCTCGGTCAGCAGCCCCGCGGTGATCGCCATCGACGGCTACGACAAGGGCGCCCGGCTCGGCAACCTGTCCACCACCGACGGCAGCTTCACCCCGATCGCCAGCTTCAACAAGAAGGACCTGGGCTTCATGAGCTTCTCGGACACCGAGGTGCTGATGTCGAACGACACCAAGAGCGTGCTCGCCGTCCAGGGCCTGCCGATCGAGAACACCGTGCAGATGTTCAACCGGAAGTGA
- a CDS encoding sensor histidine kinase, whose protein sequence is MRLRRGGRQRPLRRRPLRQRSLRVRLLAGLLALLLVIFAGVGVVVTTVLRTYLMDRLDQQLADTGGRYAASLEHPEGGRGDTRAQAPGTFGARLLDGRVTNAGVVDGDADDAAVAAGTETADTDDRVALSGHDQQLLAALRVGGPARSVRVADLGEYRVRAVAGADGDVLVTGLPLAQAEATERQVMLLELTVFAVAVAVAGGAGLIWLRLALRPLDRIAATATRVSALPLARGEVVLTERVPAADADPDTETGRVGLALNRMLGHVEDALDQRHQVADRLRSFAADAGHELRTPVATVRGHAELALRHPEPMAEPVRHALERIEAESRRMGTIVDDLLLLARLDAGRPLASAEVDLTRLALDGAADARAAAPGHHWRLELPAEPVLVTGDEDRLRQVVANLLGNAHRHTPPGTTVTVRVTAGRLSVCDDGPGIPEELRPHLFERFARGDQSRARSTGGTGLGLAIAHAIAAAHGGTLTLRPSPPPGTVFDLTLP, encoded by the coding sequence GTGAGGCTGCGCCGGGGCGGCCGACAGCGCCCGCTGCGACGGCGCCCGCTGCGACAGCGCTCGCTGCGGGTGCGGCTGCTGGCCGGCCTGCTGGCGCTGCTGCTGGTGATCTTCGCCGGCGTCGGCGTGGTGGTCACCACCGTGCTGCGCACCTACCTCATGGACCGGCTGGACCAGCAACTCGCCGACACCGGCGGCCGGTACGCGGCCAGCCTGGAGCACCCGGAGGGCGGGCGCGGCGACACCCGGGCGCAGGCCCCCGGCACCTTCGGCGCCCGGCTGCTGGACGGCCGGGTCACCAATGCCGGGGTGGTGGACGGCGACGCCGACGACGCGGCGGTGGCCGCCGGCACCGAGACCGCCGACACCGACGACCGGGTCGCCCTCTCCGGGCACGACCAGCAACTGCTGGCCGCCCTGCGGGTGGGCGGGCCGGCCCGCTCGGTGCGGGTCGCCGACCTCGGCGAGTACCGGGTCCGCGCGGTGGCCGGCGCCGACGGCGACGTGCTGGTCACCGGGCTGCCGCTGGCCCAGGCGGAGGCCACCGAGCGCCAGGTGATGCTGCTGGAGCTGACCGTCTTCGCGGTCGCCGTGGCGGTGGCCGGCGGCGCCGGACTGATCTGGCTGCGGCTCGCGCTGCGCCCGCTGGACCGGATCGCCGCCACCGCCACCCGGGTCAGCGCGCTGCCGCTGGCCCGCGGCGAGGTGGTGCTGACCGAGCGGGTGCCGGCCGCCGACGCCGACCCGGACACCGAGACCGGACGGGTCGGGCTGGCCCTCAACCGGATGCTCGGGCACGTCGAGGACGCGCTCGACCAGCGGCACCAAGTGGCGGACCGGCTGCGCTCGTTCGCCGCCGACGCGGGCCACGAGCTGCGCACGCCGGTGGCCACCGTGCGCGGGCACGCCGAACTGGCGCTGCGTCACCCGGAGCCGATGGCCGAGCCGGTGCGGCACGCGCTGGAGCGGATCGAGGCCGAGTCGCGGCGGATGGGCACCATCGTGGACGACCTGCTGCTGCTCGCCCGGCTGGACGCGGGGCGCCCACTGGCCAGCGCCGAGGTGGACCTCACCCGGTTGGCGCTGGACGGTGCGGCGGACGCCCGGGCGGCGGCGCCGGGCCACCACTGGCGGCTGGAACTGCCCGCCGAGCCGGTCCTGGTGACGGGTGACGAGGACCGGCTGCGCCAGGTGGTGGCCAACCTGCTGGGCAACGCGCACCGGCACACCCCGCCCGGCACCACGGTGACGGTGCGGGTGACCGCCGGCCGGCTCTCGGTCTGCGACGACGGCCCGGGCATCCCCGAGGAGCTGCGGCCGCACCTGTTCGAGCGGTTCGCCCGCGGCGACCAGTCGCGGGCCCGCTCCACGGGCGGCACCGGCCTCGGGCTGGCGATCGCGCACGCCATCGCCGCCGCGCACGGCGGCACCCTCACGCTGCGCCCGAGCCCGCCGCCCGGCACGGTCTTCGACCTGACGCTTCCTTGA
- the pepN gene encoding aminopeptidase N: MPGTNLTREEARSRAALLHVNAYDIELDLSSARDTATFRSTTTVRFTATEPGAATFIDLVAPAVHEIVLNGRQIDPAAFADSRIALTDLAAENELRVVADCAYTNTGEGLHRFVDPVDGETYLYSQFEVPDARRVFASFEQPDLKAAFAFTVLAPRGWVVVSNSPTPEPVGDGEVQTWRFAPTGRISSYITAVIAGPYSGVFDSYTDGDQVVPLGIYCRPSLREYLDAEAIFDVTKQGFRYFQEKFDTPYPFEKYDQLFVPEFNAGAMENAGAVTLRDQYVFRSKVTDTSYEARATTILHELAHMWFGNLVTMEWWNDLWLNESFATYAEMVALVEPAGTRWPNGWTTFANQMKTWAYRQDQLPSTHPIMAEINDLEDVMVNFDGITYAKGASVLKQLVAYVGQDAFFKGLQAYFKRHAWGNTTLADLLSALEETSGRDLKAWSGAWLETAGINVLRPELSTDADGLITAFAVRQEAPELPAGAKGVAALRPHRIAVGCYDLVDGQLVRTHRVELDVDGELTEVPELVGRPRPTVVLLNDDDLSYAKLRLDADSLAAVTAHLGDFADSLPRALVWAGAWDMTRDGELATRDYLELAVAGLPKESDIGVVQSVQNQVRSALNLYADPAWREQGLARWAAVAEENLRAAAPGGDHQLAWAKALAAVARSPEQLALLEGLLAGTAELAGLAVDTDLRWDLLVRLVATGRAGDAAIDAELARDNTATGQERAASCRAARPTAEAKAEAWASVVDSDTLTNYVQDAVIGGFQVGDQRELLAPYTAKYFDSLKAVWESRSHEIAQQIIVGLYPVYQVSQATLDATDAWLAAADPAPALARLVIESRAGIERALRAQAVDAAAG, from the coding sequence GTGCCTGGCACCAACTTGACCCGTGAGGAGGCCCGCAGCCGGGCCGCGCTCCTCCACGTGAACGCGTACGACATCGAGCTCGACCTGAGCTCTGCCCGCGACACGGCGACCTTCCGGTCCACCACCACGGTCCGGTTCACCGCCACCGAGCCCGGCGCCGCCACCTTCATCGACCTGGTCGCCCCGGCCGTGCACGAGATCGTGCTGAACGGCCGCCAGATCGACCCCGCCGCCTTCGCCGACAGCCGGATCGCGCTCACCGACCTGGCCGCGGAGAACGAGCTGCGGGTGGTCGCCGACTGCGCCTACACCAACACCGGTGAGGGCCTGCACCGCTTCGTCGACCCGGTCGACGGCGAGACCTACCTGTACAGCCAGTTCGAGGTGCCGGACGCCCGCCGGGTGTTCGCCTCGTTCGAGCAGCCGGACCTGAAGGCCGCCTTCGCCTTCACCGTGCTCGCGCCGCGCGGCTGGGTCGTGGTCTCCAACTCGCCGACCCCCGAGCCGGTCGGCGACGGCGAGGTGCAGACCTGGCGGTTCGCCCCGACCGGGCGGATCTCCAGCTACATCACCGCGGTCATCGCCGGCCCGTACAGCGGCGTCTTCGACAGCTACACCGACGGCGACCAGGTCGTGCCGCTGGGCATCTACTGCCGTCCGTCGCTGCGGGAGTACCTGGACGCCGAGGCGATCTTCGACGTCACCAAGCAGGGCTTCCGGTACTTCCAGGAGAAGTTCGACACCCCGTACCCGTTCGAGAAGTACGACCAGCTCTTCGTGCCGGAGTTCAACGCCGGCGCGATGGAGAACGCGGGCGCGGTCACCCTTCGCGACCAGTACGTCTTCCGCTCCAAGGTCACCGACACCTCCTACGAGGCCCGGGCCACCACGATCCTGCACGAGCTGGCCCACATGTGGTTCGGCAACCTGGTCACCATGGAGTGGTGGAACGACCTCTGGCTGAACGAGTCGTTCGCCACCTACGCGGAGATGGTCGCCCTGGTCGAGCCCGCGGGCACCCGCTGGCCGAACGGCTGGACCACCTTCGCCAACCAGATGAAGACCTGGGCCTACCGGCAGGACCAACTGCCCTCCACCCACCCGATCATGGCCGAGATCAACGACCTCGAAGACGTCATGGTCAACTTCGACGGCATCACCTACGCCAAGGGCGCCTCGGTGCTCAAGCAGCTGGTGGCGTACGTCGGCCAGGACGCCTTCTTCAAGGGCCTGCAGGCCTACTTCAAGCGGCACGCCTGGGGCAACACCACCCTGGCCGACCTGCTCAGCGCGCTCGAAGAGACCAGCGGGCGCGACCTCAAGGCCTGGTCCGGCGCCTGGCTGGAGACCGCCGGCATCAACGTGCTGCGCCCCGAGCTCAGCACCGACGCCGACGGCCTGATCACCGCCTTCGCGGTCCGCCAGGAGGCCCCCGAACTGCCCGCCGGCGCCAAGGGCGTGGCCGCGCTGCGCCCGCACCGGATCGCCGTCGGCTGCTACGACCTGGTCGACGGCCAGCTGGTCCGCACCCACCGGGTCGAGCTCGACGTGGACGGCGAGCTCACCGAGGTGCCCGAGCTGGTCGGCCGCCCCCGGCCCACCGTGGTGCTGCTCAACGACGACGACCTGTCCTACGCCAAGCTGCGCCTGGACGCCGACTCGCTCGCCGCGGTCACCGCGCACCTGGGCGACTTCGCCGACTCGCTGCCGCGCGCGCTGGTCTGGGCCGGCGCCTGGGACATGACCCGGGACGGCGAGCTGGCCACCCGCGACTACCTGGAGCTGGCCGTCGCCGGTCTGCCGAAGGAGAGCGACATCGGCGTGGTGCAGTCGGTGCAGAACCAGGTCCGCAGCGCGCTCAACCTGTACGCCGACCCGGCCTGGCGCGAGCAGGGCCTGGCCCGCTGGGCCGCCGTCGCCGAGGAGAACCTGCGCGCGGCCGCCCCGGGCGGCGACCACCAGCTCGCCTGGGCCAAGGCGCTGGCCGCGGTGGCCCGTTCGCCGGAGCAGCTGGCGCTGCTGGAGGGCCTGCTGGCGGGCACCGCCGAGCTGGCCGGGCTGGCCGTGGACACCGACCTGCGCTGGGACCTGCTGGTCCGGCTGGTCGCCACCGGCCGCGCCGGCGACGCCGCGATCGACGCCGAGCTGGCCCGCGACAACACCGCGACCGGCCAGGAGCGGGCCGCCTCCTGCCGCGCCGCCCGCCCGACCGCCGAGGCCAAGGCCGAGGCCTGGGCCAGCGTGGTGGACTCCGACACGCTGACCAACTACGTGCAGGACGCGGTGATCGGCGGCTTCCAGGTCGGCGACCAGCGCGAGCTGCTGGCCCCGTACACGGCGAAGTACTTCGACTCGCTGAAGGCCGTGTGGGAGTCCCGCAGCCACGAGATCGCCCAGCAGATCATCGTCGGCCTGTACCCGGTCTACCAGGTCAGCCAGGCCACCCTGGACGCGACCGACGCCTGGCTCGCCGCCGCCGACCCGGCCCCGGCGCTGGCCCGCCTGGTCATCGAGTCGCGCGCCGGCATCGAGCGCGCGCTGCGCGCCCAGGCCGTCGACGCCGCGGCCGGCTGA